One Anaerolineae bacterium genomic window carries:
- a CDS encoding clostripain-related cysteine peptidase, with translation MRTTRKWTILLYMAGDNGRVFDSPYGKVSLMAEMTSAGYVDIEEAQKVGSTDEVAILAQFDTITEGNRTYRFEIRAGVATKNQVVETIPEANCGDPQTLTDFIVWGMNRCPAERTMLVIWNHGFGWKDDDIYSQVRSVSRAMRPLVGARARPPFRGTGRWILELPEDTRGIAADDTSMDFLTNEELKRAIQEAERKAGRRLDIIGMDACLMAMAEVQYQLRDLAEFMVASQEVEPMAGWPYTQILGRLVRAPDMSSEELSRLIVEEYLRSYPSDTRVPPTVTQSAVRLATLEETGRLLREFVDAALEPASATRYALSDAKQEALAFEDDEYKDLADFLDRFLQAYQDGKPAVRERARALRAHLDLGQGPVIANVAQGRSRDGRDLAQCAHGVSIYFPWKRPSPFYETLDFVQTRWLDLIRMVNRV, from the coding sequence GTGCGCACGACACGGAAGTGGACCATCCTGCTGTACATGGCCGGCGACAACGGTAGAGTGTTCGATTCCCCATACGGCAAGGTCTCCCTGATGGCCGAGATGACTTCAGCCGGCTATGTGGACATCGAGGAAGCCCAGAAAGTCGGCTCTACGGATGAGGTGGCCATCCTGGCTCAATTCGACACGATCACAGAGGGGAACCGCACCTATCGTTTCGAGATCCGAGCAGGGGTTGCCACGAAGAATCAGGTGGTGGAAACGATCCCCGAAGCTAACTGCGGCGATCCTCAGACTTTAACGGATTTCATCGTGTGGGGGATGAATCGCTGTCCAGCCGAGCGTACGATGCTTGTGATCTGGAATCATGGCTTCGGATGGAAGGATGATGACATCTACAGCCAGGTTCGCTCCGTCTCCCGGGCAATGCGCCCTTTGGTGGGGGCACGCGCCCGCCCGCCGTTTCGCGGCACGGGGAGGTGGATTCTGGAACTGCCCGAGGACACGCGCGGGATCGCAGCTGATGACACCTCCATGGATTTCCTCACCAACGAGGAGCTGAAACGGGCGATCCAAGAGGCTGAAAGAAAAGCGGGCCGGCGGCTGGACATCATCGGGATGGACGCCTGCCTTATGGCGATGGCCGAGGTACAATATCAACTTCGCGACCTGGCCGAGTTCATGGTCGCCTCGCAGGAGGTAGAGCCGATGGCCGGCTGGCCGTACACGCAAATCTTGGGGCGATTAGTGAGGGCTCCTGACATGTCCTCAGAAGAGCTCAGCCGGCTGATCGTGGAGGAGTACCTGCGTTCCTATCCCTCGGATACGCGCGTGCCGCCTACAGTGACGCAATCGGCTGTACGCCTTGCTACCTTGGAGGAGACCGGCCGATTGCTCCGAGAGTTCGTGGATGCGGCCCTAGAGCCTGCCAGCGCCACGCGATACGCCCTGAGCGATGCGAAACAGGAAGCCCTAGCCTTTGAGGACGATGAGTACAAAGACCTGGCCGATTTTCTCGATCGTTTTCTGCAGGCTTATCAGGATGGCAAGCCGGCCGTGCGAGAGCGGGCGCGGGCCTTGCGCGCGCACCTGGACCTGGGGCAGGGGCCGGTGATCGCGAATGTCGCCCAGGGTCGCAGCCGTGATGGCCGCGATCTGGCTCAGTGCGCCCACGGGGTCTCTATCTACTTCCCCTGGAAGCGCCCTTCGCCGTTCTATGAGACCCTGGACTTCGTCCAAACACGGTGGCTGGACCTCATCCGCATGGTCAATCGCGTGTAG
- a CDS encoding O-antigen ligase family protein — translation MLNLYLMRLQWWIFGPDRRAACLAIGTICVIAALIVASYVAALGPLYSLAGAITLAGGALMLTSIQWGLIALVSIACLLPFATFPFKLGFTPSFLDVALVMLFFVWFARLATGRERRFEASPIGLAVFLFLGLALVAFARGLAHARLTATTLRDFVEMILGIAVFFVVINHVRRPSQIEWLLRVLMLAGFGAAAIGVVFYAIPEAWTVRVLNALGRFGYPGGYGALRYIEDDPMNPMRAIGTSVDPNVLGGLMVLVTLVTAPQAVVRSPLWPRWLVLPMLATEGVCLYLTYSRGSLVGLAAALLLLGIVRYRRLLLLALLGALLLLLLPQTQGYVNHFIEGVRGQDLATQMRFGEYRDALRLISEYPWFGVGFAGAPTIDLYIGVSNLYLMIAEQIGLLGLAAFLLTMALFFGHLVQAWHRGLPERWEGIILGLGGAVAGGLAAGMFDHYLFNLAYPHMTSLFWLYIGLVMASLRLVRDSDVSSRVLSSS, via the coding sequence GTGCTTAATTTGTATCTGATGCGGCTACAGTGGTGGATCTTTGGCCCTGATCGGCGAGCCGCTTGTTTAGCGATTGGGACGATCTGTGTAATTGCGGCGCTGATCGTAGCCAGCTACGTAGCTGCACTGGGGCCCCTATACTCGCTGGCGGGTGCCATTACTCTGGCAGGCGGAGCGCTCATGCTCACTTCCATCCAGTGGGGTCTGATCGCGCTGGTGAGCATCGCTTGCCTGCTGCCCTTCGCTACATTCCCGTTCAAGCTCGGTTTTACGCCTTCGTTTCTGGATGTGGCACTGGTCATGCTGTTTTTCGTATGGTTTGCGCGCCTGGCCACTGGCCGGGAACGGCGATTCGAGGCATCGCCCATCGGCCTGGCTGTGTTCCTGTTTCTTGGGTTGGCCTTGGTCGCCTTCGCTCGAGGGCTCGCGCACGCCAGATTGACAGCTACCACGCTGCGCGATTTCGTCGAGATGATCCTGGGCATCGCCGTGTTCTTCGTGGTGATCAATCACGTGCGCCGGCCGTCCCAGATCGAATGGCTCCTGCGCGTGTTGATGTTGGCCGGCTTCGGCGCGGCGGCCATCGGTGTTGTGTTTTACGCGATCCCTGAGGCGTGGACGGTCCGCGTTCTAAATGCGTTGGGCCGTTTCGGCTATCCGGGAGGCTATGGCGCCCTGCGCTACATCGAGGACGATCCCATGAATCCAATGCGTGCCATTGGCACCTCGGTAGACCCAAACGTGTTAGGCGGGCTGATGGTATTGGTGACGCTGGTGACAGCCCCGCAGGCTGTGGTGCGATCCCCCCTGTGGCCGCGCTGGCTGGTTTTGCCCATGCTGGCGACGGAGGGGGTGTGCCTGTATCTGACCTATTCGCGCGGCTCACTAGTGGGGTTGGCCGCTGCGCTGCTGTTGCTGGGGATCGTCCGCTATCGCCGGCTTTTGCTGCTGGCGTTGCTCGGCGCTTTGCTCCTCCTGTTGCTGCCTCAGACGCAAGGGTATGTCAACCACTTCATCGAAGGCGTGCGCGGCCAGGACTTAGCGACGCAAATGCGCTTCGGTGAGTATAGGGACGCGCTGCGTCTGATCTCAGAGTACCCGTGGTTCGGCGTGGGATTCGCCGGCGCGCCAACTATTGACTTATACATTGGTGTCTCCAATTTGTACCTGATGATCGCCGAGCAGATAGGGCTGCTTGGCCTAGCGGCTTTCCTGCTGACGATGGCGCTGTTTTTCGGCCACTTGGTACAGGCCTGGCATCGGGGGCTCCCCGAGCGATGGGAGGGCATCATCCTGGGGCTGGGGGGGGCGGTGGCAGGCGGCCTGGCGGCCGGCATGTTCGACCACTACCTCTTCAATCTGGCCTATCCGCATATGACAAGCCTGTTTTGGCTGTACATCGGGCTGGTGATGGCATCGCTGCGTCTGGTGAGGGACTCAGACGTATCCTCAAGGGTTCTCTCCTCGTCTTGA
- a CDS encoding ABC transporter permease produces the protein MESQHTSSWEYLLGIHRLGRDMLRQIRHRTRISLTVGFLVLFALGTVGTLLGLTAGYFGELVASIIMRLMDILLAFPAILLAIAIVAIRGPGLTNTMIAVSIVGIPGYARVVRSMVLSIRERDYVEAARMVGVSDLRIMSRYILPNSLSPIIVQATLGVGGAILFAAALGFLGLGAQPPAPEWEAMIGDGIPFLRQSPHMVFFPGTAIMLTVLGFNLLGDGLRDALDPQTQV, from the coding sequence GTGGAGTCTCAGCATACCTCTTCCTGGGAATACCTCCTCGGCATTCATCGGCTGGGGCGGGACATGTTGCGCCAGATTAGGCATAGGACGCGTATCTCACTTACGGTAGGCTTTCTAGTGTTGTTCGCTTTGGGGACAGTTGGCACACTGCTGGGGTTGACCGCCGGCTATTTTGGAGAGCTAGTAGCTTCGATCATCATGCGGCTGATGGACATCCTTCTCGCCTTCCCAGCCATCCTTCTGGCCATTGCCATCGTGGCCATTCGCGGGCCGGGCCTGACCAATACGATGATCGCCGTCTCCATCGTGGGGATTCCCGGCTACGCTCGAGTGGTGCGCTCTATGGTGCTCTCGATCCGCGAGCGCGACTATGTAGAGGCTGCGCGCATGGTGGGCGTGAGCGATCTGCGCATCATGTCTCGATATATCCTGCCTAACAGCCTGTCCCCCATCATCGTGCAGGCCACCCTGGGCGTTGGCGGGGCGATCCTGTTTGCCGCAGCGCTGGGGTTTCTCGGCCTAGGCGCACAACCGCCGGCCCCTGAGTGGGAAGCTATGATCGGCGACGGCATCCCGTTCCTGCGACAGTCGCCGCATATGGTCTTCTTCCCCGGCACGGCGATCATGCTGACCGTGTTGGGGTTCAATCTCTTAGGCGACGGCCTGCGCGATGCCCTGGACCCGCAGACTCAGGTGTAG
- a CDS encoding M28 family metallopeptidase, giving the protein MRGTEELLARERRIAGEIYTSDMAYRHLLALCDGCGHRFTGSAGESRAVSYLVERLTEYGLHHVRVEEVPLTGWQRGDARLQAIGRDEIHLDCLALPYSPAGEVEAELLDLGSGVPEVIAARASEIRGKIVLVSSANPPMYSRNVHRLEKYGRAVQAGAVGFIFVGDEPGQLAQTGALPIGAPIPGVGVSRETGSALTRALQAGPVRVRLQVAGSTHPIVAYNVVGELPGKQTSPWLIACAHLDSHDIAPGANDNASGVVAVLEAARALALDGALPLPVRFIFFTGEELGLLGAHRYIATHRAELSSVRFVLNLDTVGGPGKLAIFLQGWPELLSRFQAQAQAINPESMVVDRLVPYSDHFPFALQGVPSAMVASWSGGGGRGWGHTAADTVDKVSPGSLQAAATFTARLLLHLAANQDPWPPHRTQNEVQALLQREGLEEVMRLEGRWPFAS; this is encoded by the coding sequence ATGCGAGGAACCGAAGAACTGCTGGCGCGTGAGCGCCGAATCGCAGGGGAGATCTACACATCGGATATGGCCTATCGGCATCTGTTGGCGCTCTGTGATGGCTGTGGCCATCGGTTCACTGGTTCAGCCGGGGAGTCCCGAGCCGTCTCTTATCTGGTCGAGCGGTTGACCGAGTATGGGCTCCATCACGTTCGCGTGGAGGAGGTCCCTCTTACTGGGTGGCAGCGCGGCGATGCCCGCCTTCAAGCGATCGGCCGGGATGAAATCCACTTGGATTGCCTGGCGTTGCCTTATTCCCCGGCCGGCGAGGTGGAAGCTGAGCTGCTCGACCTGGGCTCGGGGGTGCCGGAGGTTATCGCCGCGCGCGCTAGCGAGATCCGGGGCAAGATCGTGCTGGTCTCCAGCGCTAATCCGCCTATGTACAGCCGAAACGTGCACCGCCTGGAGAAATACGGCCGGGCTGTCCAGGCAGGCGCGGTGGGATTCATCTTCGTTGGCGATGAGCCAGGCCAACTGGCCCAGACTGGCGCCTTACCCATCGGCGCGCCGATCCCGGGCGTGGGCGTGAGCCGAGAGACGGGCTCGGCACTGACACGGGCATTGCAAGCTGGACCAGTGCGCGTACGCCTCCAGGTGGCCGGAAGCACTCATCCCATCGTCGCCTACAACGTGGTGGGAGAGCTGCCAGGGAAGCAGACATCACCATGGTTGATCGCCTGTGCCCATCTGGACAGTCATGACATTGCTCCGGGTGCTAACGACAACGCCTCGGGTGTAGTAGCTGTGTTGGAAGCCGCCCGGGCGCTGGCGTTGGATGGAGCCCTACCGCTGCCGGTGCGCTTTATCTTCTTCACAGGTGAAGAGCTGGGGCTGCTGGGCGCTCATCGATATATTGCCACTCACCGGGCAGAGCTCTCTTCGGTACGCTTTGTGCTCAATCTAGACACGGTCGGCGGCCCTGGAAAGCTGGCCATCTTTCTGCAGGGATGGCCAGAGCTGTTATCACGCTTCCAAGCTCAGGCGCAAGCAATCAATCCGGAGAGCATGGTTGTGGATCGCCTGGTGCCCTATTCCGATCATTTCCCCTTCGCCCTGCAAGGCGTGCCATCAGCAATGGTGGCCTCCTGGAGCGGCGGTGGTGGACGCGGATGGGGTCACACAGCCGCCGACACGGTGGACAAGGTGTCGCCGGGAAGCTTGCAGGCAGCAGCAACCTTTACGGCGCGCCTGCTATTGCACTTGGCTGCTAATCAGGATCCATGGCCGCCTCACCGCACCCAGAATGAAGTTCAGGCATTGTTACAGCGAGAGGGATTGGAGGAGGTCATGCGCTTAGAAGGCCGTTGGCCTTTCGCAAGTTGA
- a CDS encoding polymer-forming cytoskeletal protein — MRALRRAFMTILLAIGLLIVAPVVHAFDGRSGDRVVIAAEEVISDDLYAAANEVVINGQIEGSLLATGRQVRIERTAKVARNLIVAAQFVQIEGGAQIGGDLIAVGQDLRVDGSIAGSVIGFSAQMDLGGQVGGDLVFWGGDVGIAGQIARDGLLAVEQFELSGRIERNLRLVASQVAVDPAARIGGDLHYRAPEAAIPAEIVAGQVQFTPSVEEQEAPLTLSARVGEWSLTQLRRWISLLLVGAIMVGFAFRWTQQMADQVQQRPLANLGWGFVALIITVGGALAGLLLTILFTVLLGVVTLGDLAWRIALLGLLAISGMLFLFSLVWAYLSQITVSFLVGRSILGTLKSSAAKGRWGPLLIGSFLLILLTAIPYLSTLATLVVVLLGLGSMARWAERRFRQTTLVQPG; from the coding sequence ATGAGAGCCTTGAGACGAGCGTTCATGACGATCTTGTTAGCCATCGGGCTCCTCATCGTGGCTCCCGTCGTTCACGCCTTCGACGGACGTTCTGGCGATCGCGTGGTTATCGCTGCGGAAGAGGTGATCTCGGATGATCTCTATGCCGCTGCGAATGAGGTAGTCATCAATGGACAGATCGAAGGGAGCCTCCTGGCAACCGGCCGCCAAGTTCGAATCGAGCGGACGGCGAAGGTGGCTCGTAATCTAATCGTGGCAGCCCAATTTGTGCAGATCGAGGGAGGGGCTCAGATCGGTGGTGACCTGATCGCAGTCGGCCAAGACCTGAGGGTAGATGGCTCGATAGCTGGCAGCGTGATCGGCTTCAGTGCTCAAATGGATCTGGGAGGACAAGTCGGTGGAGATTTGGTATTCTGGGGTGGGGACGTCGGAATCGCTGGCCAAATCGCTCGGGATGGCCTCCTTGCGGTTGAGCAATTCGAACTGAGTGGGCGCATCGAACGGAACTTGCGTCTAGTAGCCTCTCAGGTAGCGGTGGATCCGGCTGCCCGCATTGGGGGTGATCTGCACTATCGAGCTCCTGAAGCAGCCATCCCCGCCGAGATAGTTGCTGGCCAGGTGCAATTCACGCCATCTGTGGAAGAGCAAGAGGCTCCCTTAACCTTATCTGCCCGCGTTGGCGAATGGTCCCTAACGCAGCTCCGGCGCTGGATTAGTCTGCTCTTAGTAGGGGCGATCATGGTGGGCTTTGCTTTCAGGTGGACTCAGCAGATGGCCGATCAAGTTCAACAACGTCCTTTGGCCAACCTGGGGTGGGGCTTTGTAGCTTTGATCATCACGGTAGGCGGTGCACTGGCCGGGCTTCTTTTGACGATTCTATTTACGGTCCTCCTTGGGGTAGTCACCCTGGGAGATCTCGCTTGGCGTATCGCGCTCTTAGGCCTCCTGGCAATCAGTGGAATGCTCTTCCTGTTCAGCCTGGTATGGGCCTATCTCAGCCAGATCACGGTGAGCTTCCTGGTTGGGCGTTCGATCCTCGGCACACTGAAATCCTCGGCTGCGAAGGGGCGCTGGGGGCCTTTGCTCATAGGTTCATTTCTCCTCATCCTCCTTACAGCCATTCCCTACCTGAGCACCCTCGCCACGTTGGTGGTTGTGCTTTTGGGCTTGGGCTCCATGGCTAGATGGGCAGAGAGGCGATTTCGCCAAACCACTCTCGTTCAGCCAGGCTAA
- the relA gene encoding GTP diphosphokinase, protein MQGRTANPVGLEGLLELLPKTWPPSDIELIERAYTLAAAAHDGQVRASGEAYIHHPLAVASILAELNLDPATIAAGLLHDVAEDSQYNIQYIEEHFGPEVARLVDGVTKLEQIDELRKPAESLQDEKAESLRKMFLAMVDDVRVVLIKLADRLHNMRTLSSLPEHKRRRIARETLEIFAPLANRLGIWQIKWELEDLAFRHLEPATYKELARKIQERRQDREQYINQVIQTLQDELRKAGIQAEVSGRPKHIYSIWRKMKRKGVDFDQIYDAQGVRIIVNSVLDCYAALGVVHSLWRPIPGEIDDYIATPKDNMYRSLHTAVVGPNGRPMEVQIRTWEMHRTAEYGIAAHWRYKEQGGKRDIDFENKIAWLRQLMEWRQEVTDAQEFVDSMKTDVFQDRVYTFTPQGDVIDLPAGSTPIDFAYHVHTEVGHRCRGARVNGKLVPLDYQLRNGDQVEIITAKRGGPSRDWLNPNLGFVKTQRARGKIRQWFRRLDREVNIAEGRQILDKELKRLSVEISYDAIAKMFNFESVDDLLAAIGYGDINPQQIAAKVLEVERKDQSAPLPEPAHKQRPTIPMDGVSVQGVSGLLTHPAHCCNPLPGDDIIGYVTRGRGVSIHKRDCPNVLLTREPERLIEVSWGTQPQQTYPVSIIVHAFDRAGLLRDIASVVADEKVNMREAQAITGLKDNTAIITATLDVTGVVQLSRLLTKIEQLPNVVEARRRVG, encoded by the coding sequence ATGCAGGGAAGGACAGCCAACCCGGTTGGACTGGAGGGGCTTCTAGAGTTACTTCCGAAGACATGGCCTCCTTCGGATATCGAGCTGATTGAGCGCGCCTACACGCTGGCCGCTGCGGCCCACGACGGGCAGGTCCGCGCCTCAGGCGAGGCATATATCCACCATCCTCTGGCCGTCGCCAGCATTTTGGCCGAGCTCAATCTTGACCCGGCCACGATCGCCGCCGGCCTCCTCCATGATGTGGCAGAGGACTCCCAATATAATATCCAGTATATCGAGGAACATTTTGGCCCAGAGGTAGCGCGCTTGGTAGATGGGGTAACCAAATTAGAGCAGATTGATGAGCTCCGCAAGCCGGCTGAGTCTCTCCAAGATGAAAAAGCTGAGAGCCTGCGCAAGATGTTTCTGGCCATGGTGGACGACGTGCGCGTGGTGCTCATCAAGCTCGCCGACCGCCTCCATAACATGCGCACCTTGAGCTCACTCCCTGAACATAAACGCCGCCGCATCGCCCGTGAGACGCTAGAGATCTTCGCCCCCCTCGCCAACCGGCTCGGCATCTGGCAGATCAAGTGGGAGCTCGAGGACCTGGCCTTTCGACACCTCGAGCCCGCTACGTACAAAGAGCTCGCCCGGAAAATCCAGGAGCGACGCCAAGATCGTGAGCAATACATCAATCAGGTGATCCAGACCTTACAAGACGAGCTGCGCAAGGCCGGCATCCAGGCCGAGGTGAGTGGCCGGCCCAAGCACATTTACTCCATCTGGCGCAAGATGAAGCGGAAAGGCGTCGACTTCGACCAAATCTACGACGCCCAGGGCGTCCGTATCATCGTGAACTCGGTTCTAGACTGCTACGCGGCATTGGGCGTGGTACACAGCCTATGGCGACCTATTCCTGGTGAGATTGACGACTACATCGCCACGCCCAAGGACAATATGTACCGTTCGCTGCATACCGCTGTGGTAGGCCCCAACGGCCGGCCAATGGAGGTGCAGATCCGCACCTGGGAGATGCACCGAACCGCAGAATATGGGATCGCTGCGCATTGGCGATACAAAGAGCAGGGCGGCAAACGCGATATAGACTTTGAAAACAAGATTGCCTGGCTGCGACAGCTCATGGAGTGGCGACAGGAGGTCACAGACGCCCAGGAATTCGTGGACTCAATGAAGACAGACGTCTTCCAGGACCGCGTCTACACCTTCACGCCCCAAGGAGATGTCATTGACCTGCCGGCCGGTTCAACTCCCATTGACTTCGCGTATCACGTCCATACCGAGGTGGGACATCGCTGCCGCGGCGCGCGTGTCAACGGCAAGCTGGTGCCGCTGGACTACCAACTGCGCAATGGCGATCAAGTGGAGATCATCACAGCCAAACGGGGCGGGCCTAGCCGCGATTGGCTCAACCCCAATCTGGGCTTCGTCAAAACGCAGCGCGCTCGCGGCAAGATCCGCCAGTGGTTCCGCCGCCTGGACCGCGAGGTGAACATCGCCGAAGGCCGCCAGATCCTGGATAAAGAGCTCAAGCGGCTCAGCGTCGAGATCAGCTATGACGCTATCGCCAAGATGTTTAACTTTGAATCGGTGGACGACCTGCTGGCGGCCATCGGTTACGGCGACATCAACCCTCAGCAGATCGCAGCCAAAGTGCTGGAGGTGGAACGCAAAGACCAAAGCGCTCCATTGCCTGAGCCCGCCCACAAGCAGCGTCCCACCATTCCCATGGATGGAGTGAGCGTGCAAGGCGTGTCAGGCCTGCTAACCCATCCTGCGCATTGCTGTAACCCGTTACCTGGCGATGACATCATCGGATATGTCACACGTGGGCGAGGCGTCTCCATCCACAAACGGGACTGCCCGAACGTCTTGCTTACCCGTGAGCCTGAGCGGCTGATCGAGGTGAGCTGGGGGACACAACCACAGCAGACATATCCGGTGAGCATCATTGTGCACGCCTTCGATCGAGCGGGGCTGCTTCGAGATATCGCTAGCGTAGTAGCGGATGAGAAAGTCAATATGCGCGAGGCCCAGGCGATCACCGGATTGAAAGACAACACGGCGATCATCACAGCCACCCTGGATGTCACTGGCGTAGTACAGCTCAGCCGGCTTTTGACCAAGATCGAGCAGCTCCCCAACGTGGTGGAAGCCCGAAGGCGAGTCGGATAG